From the Lolium rigidum isolate FL_2022 chromosome 2, APGP_CSIRO_Lrig_0.1, whole genome shotgun sequence genome, one window contains:
- the LOC124688988 gene encoding serine/threonine-protein kinase PCRK1-like — MQTGRLTAKSDIWGYCVLLYELITGRRPIDRNRPKGEQKLLDWVKPYISDVKRFPIIVDPRLEGHYNLKSMTKLAGVANRCLLRIPKSRPKMSEVYEMVLKIVDSVESGPPQPPLHYHGLVSEPGAKRTKKGSLKRRFHEFKFGSRLIVWRGWKPEVIKTC, encoded by the coding sequence ATGCAAACTGGGCGCCTCACTGCAAAAAGTGACATATGGGGATATTGTGTGCTGCTCTATGAGCTCATCACGGGTCGCCGTCCCATTGACAGGAACCGCCCAAAGGGCGAGCAGAAGCTCCTGGATTGGGTGAAACCATACATATCTGACGTCAAACGGTTCCCCATCATTGTAGACCCACGGCTGGAGGGACACTACAACCTCAAGTCCATGACAAAGTTGGCAGGCGTGGCAAACCGCTGTCTACTCCGTATACCAAAATCACGCCCAAAGATGAGTGAGGTGTATGAGATGGTTCTGAAGATTGTGGACAGCGTTGAGAGCGGACCGCCGCAGCCTCCTCTACACTACCATGGCTTGGTTTCTGAACCGGGTGCAAAgcggacgaagaaaggatcgttGAAGAGAAGGTTCCACGAATTCAAATTCGGTTCCCGCCTGATCGTATGGCGGGGCTGGAAGCCTGAGGTTATAAAGACCTGTTGA
- the LOC124688987 gene encoding uncharacterized protein LOC124688987, producing MASDDLFEGLPPPATAAGEDRAASPTPPPPPVPPAPRRSALKSSLKRSKPSSDAASSSQPAAPVAAAADVAAEGRVPEKRLRFRTHVDASEMQIIEAMQKITSHIGNPSKFSKASKLALQLIEAGSVKPETVGHFFAVLGAAMSSLGACNEPAVRADYQVLFNAAQGVTECFNQQQKNQFDVWMLHAVVANDLSTDDSFVFSKAVGKIKDAISALPVATADDDNDEARALAVAESQSGTTENKADDTVPTAVISSLPDDSNTDAGASNSGEELSDPFGLDDLLEHKSKKSERAREKAVDELNRKAAEEESKRYLRSRREALLKCLDIAARRYRTPWTQTTVDILGKHAYDNVGRFTCWQREAVEKLWNSIKEQQIRRKHGKSASGKLDVNAFERLQEKYSHEKISIRRAVGGAGDRRATQWLG from the exons atggcgtCCGACGACCTCTTCGAAGGCCTGCCGCCgccagccaccgccgccggcgaagATCGTGCGGCCTCCCCCACGCCGCCCCCTCCGCCGGTGCCCCCGGCCCCGAGGCGTTCCGCGctgaagagctccctcaagcgcaGCAAACCCTCCTCGGATGCTGCCTCCTCGTCCCAACCGGCCgctcccgtcgccgccgccgccgatgttgCAGCCGAAGGACGCG TTCCCGAGAAGCGCCTTCGTTTCAGAACTCATGTCGATGCATCAGAAATGCAAATCATTGAAGCTATGCAGAAGATAACTTCACACATAGGGAATCCTTCAAAATTCAGCAAGGCGTCGAAACTAGCCCTACAGCTCATTGAGGCTGGAAGTGTCAAGCCAGAGACAGTCGGGCACTTCTTTGCTGTATTGGGGGCTGCAATGTCTTCACTGGGGGCTTGTAATGAACCTGCTGTACGTGCAGATTACCAGGTGCTGTTTAATGCTGCCCAGGGTGTAACAGAG TGTTTCAACCAACAGCAGAAAAATCAGTTTGATGTATGGATGCTTCATGCAGTGGTGGCTAATGACCTTAGTACCGATGACAGTTTTGTG TTCTCAAAGGCTGTAGGGAAGATCAAAGATGCCATCTCAGCCCTGCCAGTAGCAACAGCGGACGATGACAATGATGAAGCAAGAGCACTTGCGGTTGCTGAAAGCCAATCTGGCACCACCGAGAATAAAGCAGATGATACAGTGCCAACTGCAGTTATCAGCTCTCTGCCAGATGATAGCAACACAGATGCTGGAGCATCCAACTCAGGAGAAGAATTATCTGATCCATTTGGTCTAGATGATCTCCTTGAGCACAAGTCGAAGAAATCCGAGAGAGCTCGAGAGAAGGCGGTTGACGAACTGAACAGAAAAGCGGCTGAGGAGGAGTCCAAGAGATATCTGAGGTCACGGCGCGAGGCCCTCCTTAAATGTCTAGATATTGCTGCTCGGCGGTACAGGACACCGTG GACACAGACCACCGTCGACATCCTGGGCAAGCACGCCTACGACAACGTGGGCCGGTTCACGTGCTGGCAGCGGGAGGCGGTGGAGAAGCTGTGGAACTCGATCAAGGAGCAGCAGATCCGGCGCAAGCACGGCAAGTCTGCAAGCGGGAAGCTGGACGTGAACGCCTTCGAGCGCCTCCAGGAGAAGTACTCCCACGAGAAGATCAGTATCCGGCGTGCCGTTGGCGGTGCGGGAGACCGCCGCGCCACGCAGTGGCTCGGCTAA
- the LOC124691074 gene encoding LOB domain-containing protein 16-like has protein sequence MAACGGNTNAGAVAGAAGAGSPCGACKFLRRRCVQECVFAPYFSTDQGAARFAAIHKVFGASNAAKLLAHLPTADRCEAVVTITYEAQSRLRDPVYGCVAQIFALQQQVAILQAQLMQAKAQLACGVQSTTSPMSHQQQWPDSSSIAAMLRQQDANSGGFGGGAALLPELMGGDVSMSMMQQHCGVKTDAGELQYLAQAMMQSSNYSQ, from the exons ATGGCCGCGTGTGGTGGTAATACTAATGCCGGCGCGGTTGCTGGAGCAGCGGGCGCGGGGTCGCCGTGCGGGGCTTGCAAGTTCCTGCGGCGACGGTGCGTCCAAGAGTGTGTCTTTGCGCCATACTTCAGCACCGACCAGGGCGCGGCGCGGTTCGCCGCCATCCACAAGGTCTTCGGCGCAAGCAACGCTGCCAAGCTGCTCGCCCACCTTCCCACCGCCGACCGCTGTGAGGCCGTCGTCACCATCACCTATGAGGCCCAGTCGAGGCTCCGCGACCCCGTCTATGGCTGCGTCGCACAGATCTTCGCGCTCCAGCAGCAG GTGGCGATCCTGCAGGCGCAGCTGATGCAGGCGAAGGCGCAGCTGGCGTGCGGCGTGCAGAGCACCACCTCGCCAATGAGCCACCAGCAGCAGTGGCCGGACAGCAGCAGCATCGCCGCCATGCTCCGGCAGCAGGACGCTAACAgcggcggcttcggcggcggcgccgcgcttCTGCCGGAGCTCATGGGCGGAGACGTCTCCATGTCGATGATGCAGCAACATTGCGGCGTCAAGACGGATGCCGGGGAGCTCCAGTACCTAGCCCAGGCCATGATGCAAAGCTCCAACTACTCCCAGTAG